Within the Gorilla gorilla gorilla isolate KB3781 chromosome 15, NHGRI_mGorGor1-v2.1_pri, whole genome shotgun sequence genome, the region AGCATTTCTGTTAGACGTTGATTAAGTTCTTGCAGTTTTTCctggttttgagagttcttttggCTAagttctgtattttccaaatccaACTGttggtttttgatttttaattctgaaatctaattaaaattaaaataagtttttcaaaCTTGTTACCCAActtgtgctaaaaaaaaaaaaaaaacaacagatttaGAGACATAATTGTCTTTTCCCTCtctatataaagtttaaaatatatatatatttcaaaacagaaataatacacCCTCATTATTACAAATTCATTCCATTCACAAGTGTATGAAGAAGTGAGACACTCAGTCTAACCCCACTCTACAGGGGAGCCCATTGTCCACAGCTGGATATGTGTCCCTCCAGATCATTTTCTATGCATATACAGaacccatacacacatacagattcttttcttctctttagcaaaaatttggaaattttatgTTTGGACAGCTCGCTTTTTTCTACTTACTTACTTAAAAACTCTTTCcaggtgggcacggtggctcacgcctgtaatcccagcactttgggacgccgagacaggcggatcacctgaggtcaggagttcgagaccagcctgaacaatatgatgaaaccccatctccactaaaaatacaaaaattagccgggtgtggtggcatgtgcctgtaataccagctatttgggaggctgagacaggagaatcgcttgaacccagggggcagaagttgcagtgagccgagactgcgccattgcactccagcctgggcaacaagagcgaaactctgtctcaaaagaaaaaaagactctttccaagtCAGTGTTCAGCAACCACCACATACTACTACTTTTTACTGGCTATAGGATATTCCATGTAGTAAGATATTCCATAATGCATTTATCTGTTCCCACATTGatagaaataaagtttttaaaatcattatttcttttaaatggaTCTTTTAGAAAATCCATTTATACATGGTAGCATTTTgtgtttagaattattttttagaagtaggattgctgggttagAAGatctgtatatagatatatattcattATTGTTTCAACAGATATCTCTAATATGTCTTCCTCACAGTGCTACCACCTTATAATCCTAACAACAATGCATGGGCACAGTCATTTCCTCACAACCTTTTAAATACTAGATATCAATCTTTACTTTTTGCTAATTCAATAGGTTAAAAAAGACGCTTATtgaatttgcacttctctaatcaCTAATAAGGCTAACcatcttttgtattctttttttttttctgtgacttgACCATTCATATAGATTGCCTATATTTCAACTggattttcccatttatttgtaAGAGtccaaaatacattttgaatgttAACACCTTGTCTATTTCAAGTGCTGAAAATACTCTTTCCCAATATGTCCTTGTCTTTTGACTGCTTCAGACAGATTCTTAAATGGCCTTCCCTTTTTATAACTGCATGTTGTAAGATTATACAAATTGAGCACTGAATGGcaccagctatctgaataaaatgtaATTCTGTGAAATGATATGCTGATTAGCTGGCATTCTGTATATGTGAAATTCTGCCCTTAACTTTCTGCTTTCAATCATGGTGAGGAAAAAGGAAGGGCTAACATTAACTGAAACTGCACAAGGGCTAGAGCTAATATTTCGTAGGTATGGTTTTAGAGGTATCACCTCCTCAATTCTGCTGATGATAAAGCTTCATCAAGCACTTAGGGCCTagaataatatatacattatttaacataaaaCAGGAAGCTAGTTTAGAGTCAGTATGAGGTAAGTTTCCATTTTCAAATTCAGAATTTACAACCTTACCATCATTAGCTATATGCTCTTCATTACCATGTGctgtaaatttataaatttcaaaaaatgggaaaattttgGAATCAAAAAACATTGAGAAATATTAAGTATTTCCTTACctgtttctttaaattttcaaCCATCTTCTGAACTGCAGCATTTTCTTGTTTTACAGTTTCCGTTTTTTGCCTAAAaggaatgatgaaaataaaatttaatggttaGGCTTTAAAAGCTGATGTAAAAGAATTTTAGTCTTTGCAAAAATGTCTTAGGAAAACTAAGTATACGTCTTACCACATTTCTTCCTGAGATCCATTTAATGTCCCTAATTTCAGGTTAGAAATGCTATCTTCTTCATTTAAAGTAGTAATTTCATTTCTCAAAATAGAATTTTCCTGTTGAAGCTTTTCAGATTCATATCTGAAGCACAGAGATTGAAAAAAATAGTTACAAGGCAGTCATCTGgcatctttggaaaatattttctagtaaCTTCCAAAAGGATGAGTATTCAATGccagttaaaaagaaaagtctaaaTTAGTAGTCTCTTAGTATTTGGAAATCGAGTTATGACATATTGACACATTTCTTTTGGGAAGTAAGAATTTCACTAAAAGATGTTAGAGAAGTGTAGCTAAAAAACCCTTAAGCCTGGAGAAATGAATCAAGACTCAATGCTCATTCTGGTTGTTGATTTTTCTCAATGGCAAGCATACTGCTTTGAGCAAATGACTTCATTTATCTCAGTCTCAAGTCCTACCTGTTCTGAATACACATAAGCCATGTTACAAAGCTATATTAGCTTAGTTTTAGGCCCCTGGGTACCTACGGAAAGAAAATTCTCTATGTAAATCAAAGGGCCACAatgaaatatgtacactgttTACTTTGTGATTTTATTCATCTCATTATATTCTGATTTTTAGGACTAAAAATGGtctgaagaagaggaaaaactaCATTCAGAATTAAATTATTTCAGAGACATTTCAGATGTCCTGTAATagtttacaagtttttttttttgaaaaaccaaaTTTGCTAAAAGACTATGCAATTATATTTTACAGTGTCAAGTGGGCAGTGGTTCAAATTAATTCTACTTGTATCTCTGCTTTTCAAGCATATTTATTAGAATCTGGAGGCTCCTCAAATTATATGTTCTAAGATAAATTTCCactgtttgttttgtctttttttttttttttttttttaaagagacagggtctcactctgtcacccagtctggagtgcaatggcatgatcatggctcactgcagctttgacctctcaagctcaagcaaccctcccacctcggcctcccaagtagctgggaccacaggtgtgcaccaccacgcccagcaaacatttttttatttttctgtagaggcaGTCTCGCTATGTTCCCTAGGCTCGCCtggaaactcctggcctcaagaaatcctcttgccttggcctcccaaacagttgagattgcaggcatttaagccatggtgcctggccattTGCACTGTTTATGGGTTATCAGCATGTGCTTCAAGTGATATGAGTACAAAACTACAAAGACAGAACATTTTTTCTATATTAGCATAAGAAGTGAGTTCTTATCTACTAAGTTAATAATACACACAAAGTCATTCATTTGTATATAACATGTTTCCTCAAAATGAGGAAAGTAAcacttagcaaaaaaaaaaaaaaaaaaaaaatcccctatcCATCTAAATGAAATAAGTGCTAGAAAAAAGTTAAAGAGGTACATTGAGGATGCACATGGTTAAACAGCAAACACTCGCCATTGTGAACTTTCACACCCCATATGAACATTTGTTTGCTACAGCGGAAGGGAATGCCTCCTAAACaaggttattttatttgttaacacAGCACAGAAGCAGAAGGAAGTCTAGAGAGTACTGCTGTCTTCTTGAAGACTACTAGGTTAGTTTCTCTAGGCATGGCAAGCAGTAGAAGTTAGATCTGGTGAGGTGCTCTGTGGGATTCGTGACGTCTAGAAGGTACATACATTACCTCAGAAGTTCAACTTTTTGCTGCATCTCACTGCACGTGATCTGTAAGTCATGCATCATTGCCTTcagctcttcctccttttctccgtGAGAAAGTACATCTTTTTGCTTAACTAAAATAGTGACTCTCTCCTTCAACTTCCTAGTCAGCTCCTGTAACTTTGTTTTCTCCAGTTCTAACTCTGCTATGGTGGCCTGATGCTGAAAATGTTTGTCTTGAAAGCCTAGGAGAGTAGTGTTTTCCTCCAGTATAACTTGATTCTGTACTCTTGGCCTTTCTTGATGTGTCTGAATTGTTCCATGTAACCAGGCAATTTCATGTGCTTTTACTTTTTCCAAGAGCTGTGTGTTCCCCTCAAGGTACTGGTTTTCTTGCTTACATTCTTCTATGACATGATGTACACTCCTAACCCTGGGCACACACTCTTGCAGTGTCTGATTGAGCTGGAGTATATTTCCATCAGGTTCGATTTCCAGGTTCTCTAAACTGGCTTCCCATAAGCAGCAGTCACACCGCTGGACCACACTTTCCTGAAGCTTCTCAATCTTGCCTTGAAGTCTCAAAACCagaacattcagctcctcattttCTATTTTGACCTCATCGTAACTCTTTTCCAGGCTGAGGAATGTTTCAGTGACTTCCTCCATTTTCTTCAGCTCATCCTGCAACCTGAAAACCTCTGCAGTGagttctttgttattttctagTGCCTCATCGTAGCGTGTCTCCATCATTCTCAGCTCTTCCTGAAGGCAGTCATTTTCTCGGCTCACATCTTCATACAACAGCTTATATTTGGGAGAAGCCTCAGGGATTCTCTCAAgcatcttcagtttcttttttagcACAGAAACATCAAAAAGTAGGTCCTGTTTCTTTTCAGAAGCTCGATCACAGTCCGCACATAACATCATTAGCTGTTCCTGAAGCTGACTAATCTGATTCTTCAGCTCCCAGGATTCAGTCCTGGTCTCTTCACTGTTTTCAAGCTCAGAAAAACCCTCTACTGAAGCTTCAGACTCCTCTATTTTGACTTCCTGTCTCTGAACAGAGCTCGTCCCTGTACTTCCCAGGTCCCGGACCTCGTCATCTTCCAGGTCACTTAGGACATGCCGCCTGGTCACACCTTCTACTTGCTTCGTTCGGTTTTGCTGTAAAAACGGCTCTGTTTGTTCCGCAGTATTTCCAAAAAACTCAGTAGCTGGCTCATCCAAACAAGAAGACATTACTAACCCTGGCTCTAACTTTTGTAGCCTCTGTTGCAATCTAGAAATTTCAGTAgccattttcacattttccttcACTGCCTGTTCATGAGCTCTCTGCAGGCTTAAGAGGACGTCCCCATTTTCTTCCAACAGCTGCTCCCCTTGCTGAAGCAGGGACAGGGCTCCAtctccttccacctcctcctctcctATCACCTGGCAACCAATCTGAAGCACTGAGAGAGGAGATGTTGCCTGctgcatttcctttattttactcTGAAGTCTGGAGATTTCTGTGCTCATCTCGGCTCTTTCTCGATCTGCTTTCTCACAGGTCGCTTTGTGAATGTTCTCCATGGCTAGAAGCTTGGACATCATTTCCTGCCTTTCCTGGTCATGTTCCATTTCTAGTCTTTCCAGCCGCTGGCTGGCCAGCTGCTCCGAAGCCCCTGCCTGGCACAGGACCTCCTCACGCTCCCTCAGTTCTCTTTTGTGACTGCTCTTCAGCTCAAGTATCTGGTCAGACAGCAGGCTTTGCTGGGTTTCAGATACATTTCTTAGGTCTTCCAGGTCTTGGAGTAGCTGCTGTCTCTCGACGACCATGCTGTTCAAATgttctttgtatgttttctcCAGCATCTCTCTCTCCTGGGTCAGGACCAGAGaagttgttttctctctcttaagAGTCTCTTTCAGCAGCTCCTGGGCTTCCGCACACTCCTGGGTGAGCTCGTCCTTCTCAAATTCCCACTGGGATTTCTCCTCGCGCTGCTGTTCCTGGAGGTCCTTCAGCTCTTGGCGGTAGCGCCCCTCCAGGCTTTGCAGAGCGCTTTCACACCTCTCAGTGACTTTCTGACAATCAGACTGAAACTGGGCTTCTATTTGAGAGGTTCTTCTATTACactctgtttccattttttccctaaatatAGTCAACATACAGCATTATTGAAACTGCCGCCAACTccagaagcaaacaaaaaccatttTCCCATGCACTGAGAAAGCTGCTGAGCAAACAACTGAAATACTCCCTAAAAATGGTCTTAACTTACTCCTATGTGATTCATTTATACTGGAAAGGGATCTCATTTCTGAAAGCTAAGACTGGCAGCCATAATTCATTTAAAAGACTTACCTCTCTCTGGAGTTAGGGGGAAATCTTAGAAACTAATTTCTCTGGCACACTCCTGGATGTATTTGTTTATGGATTTTTAAACCAAAGACAAATGACCAAATGTATATTAATCTAATTCCTAACTTGGGAAATATATAACATTCCTTCATTTTAATTAAGCATGCATTATAGGATATCAGTCACATAAATGACACATATTAACAAATtcattctgcttttgcttcttacTTAACGAAGTAGCACCAAGTCAATCAGGGTGTGATGAAACAAAGCCCTCAAATAAACCTGGGATTTCACATGAGGAAGGTAAGCATGGAGTGCTGTTTCTTAACTCTGGGAGGAAATGTAACCTTGCCTGGAATACAGTTTATTAATAGCTTTTCTCAGAAAGCAACAGGATTGAACTAGGAAGGAACCACTTTTGGGATAATCTTATCCTCCTCTTGAGCCTTATAAGGTAGAATAAATCTTAATACGAGGAATACTTTCCTCTTTTacaaacataacaaaataaaaacagttccAATCATCCCAAGGTAGGTTCACatcaaaataatggcaaaaacagtaaaaaaatatttaaaagaatctaCTCAATCAATGGGCTACTATGCCTTCTGATTTCTCCAAGTCTCTTAAGCGACTggcacttgtttttttttttgagacggagtcttgctctgtcacccaggctggagtgcagtagcacgatctcggctcactgcaagctctgcctcccgggttcacgccattctcccgcctcagcctcccgagtagctgggactacaggcgcctgccaccacgcccggctaattttttgtatttttagtagagacggggtttcagcatgttagccaggtctcgatctcctgacctcgtgatccgcccacctcggcctcccagagtgctgggattacaggcgtgagccaccacgcccggccacaactGGCACTTCTAATGCCCCGAGGGATGGTGCCCCAGGTAGCTTCATTTCCCTTCACTTTCTTACCTTCCCTCCTGAAGCTCCCTTTGGTGCTTTTCCAAGAGCTCTTTTCTTAACTCCTCTTTCTCAAGAGTGTGTTTCTCCACCAGGCTTGTCAGCTGCTCCTGGTGAAACTGCTCTAGTTCCTGAGTCAAGCCTCTCACCTTCTCTTCTGTCCAGGCGCTACTCTGAAGGCCTTCCCTCTCCCGCTCAAAGCTTGCTTGAGCCTGTGTCAGTCTAGCCTTGAGCTCCATCTCATGTTGCAGCCTCAGCTTCTCCTGCAAGTGAGTCTTTTCCTCCTCAAGCTTCACTTGCAGTTGTTTTTTCTCCTCCTCATGCCTGCAAGTGGCCTCATGATGTGCCTCCTTGAGCAAGGCTGCTTGCCCCTGAAGTTCAGCAATTTCATTTTTAAGGTcacttatttgtttttctaaggTGTGCGTTTCGTTCTCATGCCTTTGCTTCATGTTCTCCTGTGCCTTCTCGCAGCTGACCACGGTTTCATCCAGCTGCTTTTCATAATGGCGCACCTGAAGGCACAGAGGGACACCACCACAAGATTACTCAGCTCAAGGTCACTGAAAGTGAAGTGACGGAGCagcaagtgcttttttttttttttttttttccctacaagACATTTCTCATTTCTCTATCTTGTTTTAAAGTAACTGAATTCAACACTTTAAGCAAGATACTTAAGTCAGGCATGGTTTACATATCTCTTTTAAGTGGCTGAATTTTATTAGTGTCTGAACAACCTTATTAAGAACTGAGCAGCCATTACATATAGATACCCTCTGTCTTCCCATGCATCCTTTCCAACTGTAAACTTGAGTCTtggaacatatatattttttgagacaggttctcactctgtcacccaagctgaagtgcagtggcgtaattatggctcactgaaatctccatctcctgggctcacgcaatcctcccacctcagcctcctgagtagttgggactaaaggcacacaccaccatgccctaatttttttttttttggtagagacggggtctcaccatgttgcccagaccggtcttgaactcctaggctcaagtggtctgcccacctcgacctcccaaaatgttgagattacaggcatgagccactgtaccctgctGGGTCTTAAAATACTTAattaaattcaaatattaatTGAACACCTATCAGGTACTTGCAGGCCTCGGAATACAACGCTGGGTAAGATATGGTCCCTGCTATCCAGGAGAAACCAGTCTAGACATGGATATGACAACTATAAGTACAGTAGGAGGcagaaaataaaaggtatacaaaAAAGAGCTACAATGTAACCCAGGGATtcaaaggagggaaaaaaatcacattttagttGGAGAAATTCAAGAATGGCTTCATGCAAGAGGCAGCATTAGATATAAATCCTGAGGGGTAAGTACACTTTTGAGAAGCAGAAAGAAACTAATATCAGCATAGTTTGTAACAGCACAAGCAAAAGAGGACAGAGTTTGATGGACAACTAGGAACTACCCAATTTAGCTGGAGGATAAGGTAACTCAAAAGAACGGTGTAAGAGAAGACTGGAAACGTCAGTTGAAGTCTCATGGTGAAGAGTTTAGAGGCCAAGGTTCAGAACTTGTACCTAATTTAGTAGGCAATGAAACATCAAACGGCTTTTTTTGGTTTCActgagatgtttttaaaaaagaaattgggagATAATATAATGGGTTTCAAGCTTCAAGTTCCATGATTGCCAGGGCTGAAGATATTACATTTTGGAGAAACTCTCCAGAAAAAAGGGGCCTTGCTGTCAGCCTACAAAACCATCCTGAGGATGTGGGTTCCCAACATAGAATGTGCTGCTCTATGAGAAAAAAGAATTGGAAATGCCCTACACACATAAGGCTGTCAGAGCCAAAAGAAATTAGAGAAGTGGATTGGTGGGAAGGACTTACTTTATCTTCGAGCTCCAGTCTGAGGCAACATATGTCCCTGTGATGCTGTTCTTTCATCTGTTCAATGACCAGCTCTGCCTCAATGCTCATATTCAATGGATTGCATTCTTCAGAACCGAGCCCTGAAAACACATGGGACTCATTGATCCTGCAGCAGGTTCTTTCAATAACACAATGTGGCATCTGAGGAGGGACATCCAGTTTAACTAAGGAATAATTTTCAGCCTGAATTACCAGAGATGTGAACTAACAGGAAATAACAGAGGCCAAGAgaagtcttttctcttttcaagCGTTAGGGCAAACAAGAAGAAATGAAGGTGAACACATTCTTTCATGTACAGGCAGTGGAAAAAACCTTAATAGAATCCATCTCTTAGAATAGTAGGtggtggggcgggggggtggAAATTGTTGCTTAAAGGTAGCTACCTCCTAATGCAAATGCTGCAAATTGAGGTAATAGCATGAGGTAGTTTGGTCAAACCAACCAGACTCCTACCCATCCAACAAATACTGAATGACGATGTGGCAGGAAAATGAATGGCCAGCATACTTGCTGCTATGCCCTGAGGAGTTAGCTTCATGGGTCACACTATCAACAACCCATCACTCAACATTACAGAAGACTGCCTATTTCCTATGAATTTCCTGGAGTGTGGGTAGATCCCCATTTTATCTTATCAGCTATTATTGGCTAAAATTATCATATTTTAGCTATTATCAGCATAATTTTAGCATATTAtcagctaaaattttaaaaaatagggcaTAGGTTAGGAACCAGGATACAGGCAGTTGTGGGTAGAAATTCTTAACTCATGCATGAGCTCATCTCTGCAACTGCCCACGATGATGACTGAGAATGACACTGAAAATGTGAAGCATAAGTTGGGGGCTGAGCTTGTacacagaagaaaagattatGACTAATCTCTTAAGGCAGTGGGACCCAAAATAGCTTTGTATGTGGGGATACACAGGCAGATGGAAGAAAGGAACTTTTCTTGGGTATAGGTCTAGCAGCTGCAACTGGCAGTCTTGCTTTGGGTCTTCTCTTCATATTTGATGGCATATTCCCAACTGAGAAGTAACACCCAGGGTGTGAGTCACACCACGATGGTACAGCTTCTTGTCCTCATGAGGAACAACCCCAACACTTGGCCATCTATGGAAAAGTCCATAACAGCTGCCGAGATATATCATATTATGAGATCCTCGGACTGGAATGAGCTAAGAATCAGAGGGGAGGTCTTAAGGCCTCTTCGTCTCCTCCTTCCCCAATCTGTTAATTATTCTGCAGTAAGAGGAGGAATAAACAACCTGTGTAAGAACGACACTCCTATCCCCAGTAGCACTGGGGAAAGTTATTTATAACAGAATAACTGATTATGAGCTGTCTCTGAAATTTAAACTCAACACCCCCGAGAAAAGAGGTAGGCTatcaggagagaggaaaggagctcATAGTTAATGCAGGAGGCTCCCAAACTCTGCCTTCCAAACTTGCCACTCAAAATCTTCCTCAAAGGCCAGGAGGCCAGCCCTTATTTATCTTCTTTGTTCTGCTGAGGCAATACAGACATTCAGCACAGCCAGTATAAGAAAACCAGCTATAGATTCTGTAGTTTCTGGCTGGCCTGCTCTCCAAAACCATCTTCATATGAGTTACACACTCTCTTTGAAGAGGACAGCAATAGCTCAGTGTCTGAATTCTAATACTCCCAAGGCCTGGATTCCCAGATTTGcagccagtttttttgtttgttttgttaacaAAGCAAATACCCTTGTGGTTTGATTCTTCCATTCCTTTGTTGACGCATATCAAAATCAGATGGAAATGTTCTCATA harbors:
- the NIN gene encoding ninein isoform X5, with translation MLEEVFHNLDPDGTMSVEDFFYGLFKNGKSLTPSASTPYRQLKRHLSMQSFDESGRRTTTSSAMTSTIGFRVFSCLDDGMGHASVERILDTWQEEGIENSQEILKALDFSLDGNINLTELTLALENELLVTKNSIHQAALASFKAEIRHLLERVDQVVREKEKLRSDLDKAEKLKSLMASEVDDHHAAIERRNEYNLRKLDEEYKERIAALKNELRKEREQILQQAGKQRLELEQEIEKAKTEENYIRDRLALSLKENSRLENELLENAEKLAEYENLTNKLQRNLENVLAEKFGDLDPSSAEFFLQEERLTQMRNEYERQCRVLQDQVDELQSELEEYRAQGRVLRLPLKNSPSEELDANSGSIEPEHGLGSEECNPLNMSIEAELVIEQMKEQHHRDICCLRLELEDKVRHYEKQLDETVVSCEKAQENMKQRHENETHTLEKQISDLKNEIAELQGQAALLKEAHHEATCRHEEEKKQLQVKLEEEKTHLQEKLRLQHEMELKARLTQAQASFEREREGLQSSAWTEEKVRGLTQELEQFHQEQLTSLVEKHTLEKEELRKELLEKHQRELQEGREKMETECNRRTSQIEAQFQSDCQKVTERCESALQSLEGRYRQELKDLQEQQREEKSQWEFEKDELTQECAEAQELLKETLKREKTTSLVLTQEREMLEKTYKEHLNSMVVERQQLLQDLEDLRNVSETQQSLLSDQILELKSSHKRELREREEVLCQAGASEQLASQRLERLEMEHDQERQEMMSKLLAMENIHKATCEKADRERAEMSTEISRLQSKIKEMQQATSPLSVLQIGCQVIGEEEVEGDGALSLLQQGEQLLEENGDVLLSLQRAHEQAVKENVKMATEISRLQQRLQKLEPGLVMSSCLDEPATEFFGNTAEQTEPFLQQNRTKQVEGVTRRHVLSDLEDDEVRDLGSTGTSSVQRQEVKIEESEASVEGFSELENSEETRTESWELKNQISQLQEQLMMLCADCDRASEKKQDLLFDVSVLKKKLKMLERIPEASPKYKLLYEDVSRENDCLQEELRMMETRYDEALENNKELTAEVFRLQDELKKMEEVTETFLSLEKSYDEVKIENEELNVLVLRLQGKIEKLQESVVQRCDCCLWEASLENLEIEPDGNILQLNQTLQECVPRVRSVHHVIEECKQENQYLEGNTQLLEKVKAHEIAWLHGTIQTHQERPRVQNQVILEENTTLLGFQDKHFQHQATIAELELEKTKLQELTRKLKERVTILVKQKDVLSHGEKEEELKAMMHDLQITCSEMQQKVELLRYESEKLQQENSILRNEITTLNEEDSISNLKLGTLNGSQEEMWQKTETVKQENAAVQKMVENLKKQISELKIKNQQLDLENTELSQKNSQNQEKLQELNQRLTEMLCQKEKEPGNSALEEREQEKFNLKEELERCKVQSSTLVSSLEAELSEFKIQTHIVQQENLLLKDELEKMKQLHRCPDLSDFQQKISSVLSYNEKLLKEKEALSEELNSCVDKLAKSSLLEHRIATMKQEQKSWEHQSASLKSQLVASQEKVQNLEDTLQNVNLQMSRMKSDLRVTQQEKEALKQEVMSLHKQLQNAGGKSWAPEIATHPSGLQNQQKRLSWDKLDHLMNEEQQLLWQENERLQTVVQNTKAELTHSREKVRQLESNLLPKHQKHLNPSGTMKPTEQEKLSLKRECDQFQKEQSPANRKVSQMNSLEQELETIHLENEGLKKKQVKLDEQLMEMQHLRSTATPSPSPHAWDLQLLQQQACPMVPREQFLQLQHQLLQAERINQHLQEELENRTSETNTPQGNQEQLVTVMEERMIEVEQKLKLVKSLLQEKVNQLKEQLCKNTKADAMVKDLYVENAQLLKALEVTEQRQKTAEKKNYLLEEKIASLSNIVRNLTPAPLTSTPPLRS
- the NIN gene encoding ninein isoform X3, which codes for MDEVEQDQHEARLKELFDSFDTTGTGSLGQEELTDLCHMLSLEEVAPVLQQTLLQDNLLGRVHFDQFKEALILILSRTLSNEEHFQEPDCSLEAQPKYVRGGKRYGRRSLPEFQESVEEFPEVTVIEPLDEEARPSHIPASDCSEHWKTQRSEEYEAEGQLRFWNPDDLNASQSGSSPPQDWIEEKLQEVCEDLGITRDGHLNRKKLVSICEQYGLQNVDGEMLEEVFHNLDPDGTMSVEDFFYGLFKNGKSLTPSASTPYRQLKRHLSMQSFDESGRRTTTSSAMTSTIGFRVFSCLDDGMGHASVERILDTWQEEGIENSQEILKALDFSLDGNINLTELTLALENELLVTKNSIHQAALASFKAEIRHLLERVDQVVREKEKLRSDLDKAEKLKSLMASEVDDHHAAIERRNEYNLRKLDEEYKERIAALKNELRKEREQILQQAGKQRLELEQEIEKAKTEENYIRDRLALSLKENSRLENELLENAEKLAEYENLTNKLQRNLENVLAEKFGDLDPSSAEFFLQEERLTQMRNEYERQCRVLQDQVDELQSELEEYRAQGRVLRLPLKNSPSEELDANSGSIEPEHGLGSEECNPLNMSIEAELVIEQMKEQHHRDICCLRLELEDKVRHYEKQLDETVVSCEKAQENMKQRHENETHTLEKQISDLKNEIAELQGQAALLKEAHHEATCRHEEEKKQLQVKLEEEKTHLQEKLRLQHEMELKARLTQAQASFEREREGLQSSAWTEEKVRGLTQELEQFHQEQLTSLVEKHTLEKEELRKELLEKHQRELQEGREKMETECNRRTSQIEAQFQSDCQKVTERCESALQSLEGRYRQELKDLQEQQREEKSQWEFEKDELTQECAEAQELLKETLKREKTTSLVLTQEREMLEKTYKEHLNSMVVERQQLLQDLEDLRNVSETQQSLLSDQILELKSSHKRELREREEVLCQAGASEQLASQRLERLEMEHDQERQEMMSKLLAMENIHKATCEKADRERAEMSTEISRLQSKIKEMQQATSPLSVLQIGCQVIGEEEVEGDGALSLLQQGEQLLEENGDVLLSLQRAHEQAVKENVKMATEISRLQQRLQKLEPGLVMSSCLDEPATEFFGNTAEQTEPFLQQNRTKQVEGVTRRHVLSDLEDDEVRDLGSTGTSSVQRQEVKIEESEASVEGFSELENSEETRTESWELKNQISQLQEQLMMLCADCDRASEKKQDLLFDVSVLKKKLKMLERIPEASPKYKLLYEDVSRENDCLQEELRMMETRYDEALENNKELTAEVFRLQDELKKMEEVTETFLSLEKSYDEVKIENEELNVLVLRLQGKIEKLQESVVQRCDCCLWEASLENLEIEPDGNILQLNQTLQECVPRVRSVHHVIEECKQENQYLEGNTQLLEKVKAHEIAWLHGTIQTHQERPRVQNQVILEENTTLLGFQDKHFQHQATIAELELEKTKLQELTRKLKERVTILVKQKDVLSHGEKEEELKAMMHDLQITCSEMQQKVELLRYESEKLQQENSILRNEITTLNEEDSISNLKLGTLNGSQEEMWQKTETVKQENAAVQKMVENLKKQISELKIKNQQLDLENTELSQKNSQNQEKLQELNQRLTEMLCQKEKEPGNSALEEREQEKFNLKEELERCKVQSSTLVSSLEAELSEFKIQTHIVQQENLLLKDELEKMKQLHRCPDLSDFQQKISSVLSYNEKLLKEKEALSEELNSCVDKLAKSSLLEHRIATMKQEQKSWEHQSASLKSQLVASQEKVQNLEDTLQNVNLQMSRMKSDLRVTQQEKEALKQEVMSLHKQLQNAGGKSWAPEIATHPSGLQNQQKRLSWDKLDHLMNEEQQLLWQENERLQTVVQNTKAELTHSREKVRQLESNLLPKHQKHLNPSGTMKPTEQEKLSLKRECDQFQKEQSPANRKVSQMNSLEQELETIHLENEGLKKKQVKLDEQLMEMQHLRSTATPSPSPHAWDLQLLQQQACPMVPREQFLQLQHQLLQAERINQHLQEELENRTSETNTPQALLPEQRAVHADSYRRIGHL